One window from the genome of Microcoleus sp. FACHB-68 encodes:
- a CDS encoding zinc ribbon domain-containing protein, translating into MLCPRCHQSIEAQAVACPNCRTPLKAYGHPGIPLYRAGKDEFLCDSCIYHDDDTCTFPQRPYAKTCTLYHDRSMPLEMPVNRYAGSRHGSVTAWLQRNSAWLLLLGLGIVSLALALARR; encoded by the coding sequence ATGCTATGTCCCCGCTGCCATCAGTCGATTGAAGCCCAAGCTGTTGCCTGTCCCAACTGCCGCACTCCGCTGAAAGCTTATGGCCATCCCGGTATTCCCTTGTATCGGGCCGGCAAAGATGAATTTCTCTGTGACAGTTGCATTTATCACGACGACGACACCTGCACGTTCCCGCAACGCCCCTACGCCAAGACTTGCACCCTCTACCATGACCGTTCTATGCCGCTAGAAATGCCTGTCAATCGTTATGCCGGCAGCCGACATGGGTCGGTAACAGCATGGCTACAACGCAATTCCGCTTGGCTGCTGTTACTGGGGTTAGGGATCGTCAGTTTAGCCCTAGCGCTGGCTCGTCGTTAA
- the nblS gene encoding two-component system sensor histidine kinase NblS: MLAQLKRIREIIDRWWSEFTLRTRLMAAATFVFSLVMSGLTFWAVNTIQHDARLNDTRFGSDLGLLLAANVAPLIAENNRTEVAKFSHRFYSSTSSVRYMLYADDEGNIFLGIPFSETEVQNSLTIRRRIQLPENYATNSERPLVRQHRTPDGEVTDIFVPLTHEGDYLGVLAIGINPNPTLVRYSNLTRDFTIAVFVSIWVMVILGAVFNALTITKPIKELLKGVTNITAGNFKQRIDLPLGGELGELIVSFNEMAERLERYEEQNIEELTAEKAKLETLVSTIADGAVLLDTNLQIILVNPTARRIFGWEGQNLAGENILHHLPMSVQVELTRPLYKIVRGEREGAEFRLTLSEPTERTVRILLTTVLDQYRESIKGIAMTVQDITREVELNEAKSQFISNVSHELRTPLFNIKSFIETLHEFGEDLSEEQRREFLETANNETDRLTRLVNDVLDLSRLESCRIYHLEAVDIAQPVEQTLRTYQLNARDKGIELIQEIQPDLPQVLGHYDLLLQVFANLVGNALKFTETGGRVAIRAYVLDGPLPNAHFLPAADEDDKTNDKAQIVRIEISDTGIGIDPEDQEAIFDRFFRVENRVHTLEGTGLGLSIVRNIIDKHHTTVHLVSEVGVGTTFWFDLNVFQEAAAPVEKVRVEPASEVEADSAIARVL, from the coding sequence TTGCTGGCCCAACTGAAACGAATTAGAGAAATCATTGATCGTTGGTGGTCGGAATTCACACTGCGAACACGACTGATGGCTGCTGCCACCTTTGTGTTCTCATTGGTGATGAGCGGCCTAACCTTCTGGGCTGTCAATACCATTCAGCACGATGCCCGTCTGAATGACACCCGCTTTGGGAGCGATTTAGGTCTGCTTCTCGCTGCGAATGTTGCCCCACTGATAGCAGAAAACAATCGCACCGAGGTTGCCAAATTTTCTCACCGATTTTACAGCAGCACCTCTAGCGTGCGCTATATGCTCTACGCCGACGACGAAGGCAATATCTTCCTCGGAATTCCTTTTTCCGAAACAGAAGTGCAAAACTCCTTAACGATTCGCCGGCGAATTCAGCTGCCAGAAAACTACGCAACCAATTCAGAACGCCCCCTCGTGCGGCAGCATCGGACGCCGGATGGAGAGGTGACGGATATCTTTGTTCCTCTAACCCATGAGGGCGATTATCTAGGCGTTCTGGCAATTGGTATTAACCCTAATCCCACCTTAGTCAGGTACTCAAATCTGACACGAGATTTCACGATAGCGGTCTTTGTGTCGATCTGGGTGATGGTGATTTTAGGGGCAGTATTTAATGCGTTAACGATCACCAAACCGATTAAAGAACTGCTCAAAGGCGTAACAAACATTACCGCCGGCAACTTCAAGCAGCGAATTGATTTGCCTCTAGGGGGAGAACTCGGCGAACTGATTGTCAGTTTTAATGAAATGGCAGAGCGGCTGGAGCGTTATGAAGAGCAAAATATTGAAGAGCTGACCGCTGAAAAAGCCAAGTTAGAAACCCTGGTTTCCACGATTGCAGATGGGGCGGTGCTGCTGGATACGAATTTACAAATCATTTTAGTCAATCCCACAGCACGGCGGATTTTTGGCTGGGAAGGTCAAAATTTAGCCGGCGAAAATATTCTGCATCACTTGCCCATGTCGGTGCAAGTAGAACTGACACGACCCCTGTATAAAATTGTCAGAGGCGAACGTGAAGGGGCGGAGTTTCGCCTCACGCTTTCTGAACCGACAGAACGCACCGTCCGCATTTTGCTGACAACGGTTCTAGATCAGTACCGCGAAAGCATTAAAGGTATTGCGATGACGGTACAAGACATTACGCGTGAGGTAGAACTGAATGAGGCAAAGAGCCAGTTTATCAGCAATGTCTCCCACGAGCTGAGAACTCCCCTGTTTAACATCAAATCTTTTATCGAAACGCTGCATGAGTTTGGGGAAGATTTAAGTGAGGAGCAGCGCCGGGAGTTTTTGGAAACGGCGAATAACGAAACCGATCGCCTCACCCGCCTCGTTAACGATGTTTTGGATCTCTCACGGCTGGAATCTTGCCGGATCTATCACTTAGAGGCAGTTGATATCGCCCAGCCGGTGGAACAGACGCTGCGGACTTACCAGCTAAATGCACGGGATAAAGGAATTGAACTGATCCAAGAGATTCAGCCTGACTTGCCTCAAGTGTTGGGTCATTACGATTTGCTGCTGCAAGTGTTTGCCAATTTGGTTGGCAATGCTTTGAAATTCACCGAAACCGGCGGACGGGTGGCTATTCGCGCTTATGTCCTAGATGGGCCATTACCTAATGCTCATTTCTTGCCGGCAGCCGACGAAGACGATAAGACAAACGACAAAGCGCAAATCGTGCGAATTGAAATTTCGGATACCGGCATCGGCATTGATCCAGAAGATCAAGAAGCAATTTTTGATCGGTTCTTCCGGGTGGAAAATCGGGTTCACACCTTAGAAGGCACAGGTTTGGGTTTATCCATTGTCAGAAATATTATTGACAAACACCACACAACTGTGCATTTGGTGAGTGAAGTGGGCGTAGGAACAACTTTCTGGTTTGATCTCAACGTGTTTCAAGAAGCCGCCGCGCCGGTGGAAAAAGTGCGAGTCGAGCCGGCATCTGAAGTAGAAGCAGATTCTGCCATTGCGAGGGTACTTTAA
- a CDS encoding phasin family protein has translation MNSNDLLKQLLMIGIGTTSLVTEKIREVSEEWVKDGKLNSEQAKKFADDLMQQLKSDPGTWEVQMQRQLRNALQDLGVPRQSEMDELRGRLDRLERQVRDLENKLWR, from the coding sequence ATGAATAGCAACGATCTGCTCAAGCAACTGCTCATGATTGGTATCGGTACGACGTCCTTAGTGACAGAAAAAATCCGGGAAGTGAGTGAGGAGTGGGTAAAAGATGGCAAACTCAATTCCGAGCAAGCCAAGAAGTTTGCTGACGATCTGATGCAGCAGCTCAAATCAGACCCCGGAACTTGGGAGGTGCAGATGCAGCGACAGTTGCGGAATGCGCTGCAAGATTTAGGGGTTCCTCGTCAATCAGAAATGGATGAGCTGCGGGGACGCCTTGACCGGCTAGAACGTCAGGTGCGTGATCTGGAAAACAAGCTCTGGCGTTAA